A region of Nostoc sp. 'Peltigera membranacea cyanobiont' N6 DNA encodes the following proteins:
- a CDS encoding BamA/TamA family outer membrane protein gives MRVQITVVAIAVMLVGGKNLEALADSQPSIEDSASGIVTLEATNQIRGGYAKYGDYIGVTLGDSQTLEISQKVVKDIQIRFTNEKGLPIRGRTQKDFIIGLLKLKPGQIFREDLLQADLQRLRRLESFNQVNVYPKEDAFGVNILYAIKERSFPSLILGGGNNDDVGLYGRVGYKDENVSGLNDRIDTILQFSTKDVQFDGQFTSRYRSEEPNRLGYSIRGFRTRNTSGTFNDDIRLADGSKVREGRFGGSVALLRSFDEWDTSVALNYTRISLRDGDYNVVQVDRLGSPLSVSGTGIDDLFTVSFAVSRDQRDRRDNPTQGSILTFSTEQAIPIGLGNISSNRLRGDYIQYFPVSWIGNGRPTDNPEMLAINLQIGTTIGNFPPADAFNIGGIDSVRGYGYGKVASGRSYGLASVEYRFPIFQSIGGVVFTDFGSDFGSSDSVLGEPGVLRGKPGSGFGYGLGLRLNSTFGLIRGDLGISDQGEVRFEVTTGQRF, from the coding sequence ATGCGAGTTCAAATAACTGTAGTTGCGATCGCAGTAATGTTAGTAGGTGGTAAAAATCTAGAAGCCCTTGCAGACTCGCAACCTTCTATTGAAGATAGCGCTAGTGGGATTGTAACACTAGAAGCTACAAACCAAATAAGGGGAGGGTATGCCAAATATGGTGATTATATAGGAGTAACTTTAGGAGATAGCCAGACCCTGGAAATTTCCCAAAAAGTTGTCAAAGATATCCAGATACGTTTTACTAATGAAAAAGGTCTGCCAATCAGAGGGCGGACTCAGAAAGATTTTATCATTGGTTTGCTGAAACTCAAACCAGGTCAGATATTCCGTGAAGATTTACTTCAAGCAGACTTGCAACGATTGAGGAGATTAGAGTCATTTAATCAAGTCAATGTTTACCCTAAAGAAGATGCTTTCGGTGTTAATATTCTTTATGCAATCAAAGAGCGTAGCTTCCCTTCTCTCATCTTAGGAGGCGGTAATAACGATGACGTTGGGCTATACGGTCGGGTGGGTTATAAAGATGAAAATGTTAGCGGTCTGAACGATAGAATAGACACAATTTTGCAGTTTAGCACTAAAGATGTCCAATTTGACGGTCAATTTACTAGCCGTTATCGTTCTGAAGAACCAAACCGTTTAGGTTATAGCATTAGAGGTTTTCGGACACGAAATACATCGGGAACCTTCAACGACGATATCAGATTGGCTGACGGCAGCAAAGTGCGAGAAGGCAGATTTGGTGGTTCTGTGGCACTTTTACGATCTTTTGATGAGTGGGATACATCTGTAGCGCTTAACTATACCAGAATTAGCCTGCGCGATGGAGACTATAACGTTGTCCAGGTTGATAGATTGGGGAGTCCTCTATCTGTGAGCGGGACTGGAATTGATGACCTATTTACAGTATCATTTGCTGTATCCAGAGATCAACGCGATCGCAGAGACAATCCGACTCAAGGATCGATCCTCACCTTCAGCACAGAACAAGCGATTCCCATTGGACTGGGGAATATTTCCAGCAACCGCTTACGGGGAGACTATATTCAGTATTTTCCAGTCAGTTGGATAGGTAATGGTAGACCAACCGACAATCCAGAAATGTTGGCAATTAATTTACAAATTGGTACAACTATTGGAAACTTCCCACCAGCCGATGCTTTTAATATTGGCGGCATAGATTCTGTCAGAGGTTACGGTTATGGTAAAGTTGCCAGTGGCCGGAGTTATGGTTTAGCTTCCGTGGAATATCGGTTCCCAATTTTTCAATCAATAGGTGGAGTTGTCTTTACTGACTTCGGCTCAGATTTCGGGTCTAGCGACAGCGTGCTAGGAGAACCAGGAGTGCTGCGAGGCAAACCTGGAAGCGGCTTTGGTTACGGTTTAGGATTGCGCCTCAACTCTACCTTTGGGCTAATTCGAGGCGACTTAGGAATTAGCGACCAAGGAGAAGTTAGATTTGAAGTTACTACAGGTCAGCGATTTTAA
- a CDS encoding EF-hand domain-containing protein, which yields MTTEQELQSLFNILDSDRDGKVSINDLFLSPGLSAIISSETNTTSPQELLVNYDSDKDGSITFEELKQAVDKANNLN from the coding sequence ATGACAACCGAGCAAGAGCTTCAATCTCTTTTTAATATCTTAGATAGCGATCGAGATGGCAAAGTCTCCATTAACGATCTTTTTTTAAGTCCTGGCTTAAGTGCAATCATCTCATCAGAAACAAATACCACTAGTCCCCAGGAATTACTAGTAAATTATGATTCAGACAAAGACGGTAGTATTACTTTTGAAGAATTAAAGCAAGCAGTTGATAAAGCAAATAATTTAAACTAG
- a CDS encoding NAD(P)-dependent oxidoreductase → MPIQTIGILSPGDMGQAIAAVLNQNGLKTIAALDNRSERTRQLAAAANIQDVGSLTQLVIESDVILSVLVPAAATEAANLVAEAMGNVGKQILYVDCNAIAPQKVINIAQLIESVGGTFVDASIIGPPPRIPNRTRIYTSGKQAHQLQQLRDCGLDVRIIGDEIGQASGLKMSYAALTKGLTAISTELLIAAHRLGLDKELWDEISNSQKELASILTRSIPAMTPKAHRWVGEMEEIAETFKDLGLTERIFHGAADVYRLVKETSLGKETLEESNSDRPLDEIITILSNEAISDT, encoded by the coding sequence ATGCCTATCCAAACTATTGGTATTTTAAGCCCAGGTGATATGGGGCAGGCGATCGCAGCTGTTCTCAATCAAAATGGATTGAAAACTATTGCTGCTCTAGACAATCGCAGCGAACGAACTCGGCAATTAGCAGCCGCAGCCAATATTCAAGATGTAGGTTCGCTTACACAACTGGTAATTGAATCTGATGTAATTTTATCAGTTCTAGTCCCCGCAGCCGCCACAGAAGCAGCGAATCTTGTAGCTGAGGCGATGGGCAATGTTGGTAAACAGATCCTCTATGTTGACTGTAATGCGATCGCACCCCAAAAAGTCATAAATATCGCCCAACTCATCGAATCAGTTGGCGGAACATTCGTAGATGCATCAATCATTGGCCCGCCACCACGAATTCCCAATCGTACCCGCATATACACTTCAGGAAAACAAGCACATCAACTCCAACAACTGCGAGATTGTGGCTTAGATGTGCGGATAATTGGCGATGAAATTGGTCAGGCTTCGGGGTTAAAAATGTCATACGCAGCCCTGACAAAAGGACTTACAGCAATTAGCACAGAATTGCTGATTGCAGCCCATCGTTTAGGCTTGGATAAGGAACTATGGGATGAAATATCTAATAGCCAAAAGGAACTTGCTAGCATATTAACCCGTTCCATTCCAGCGATGACACCAAAAGCGCATCGTTGGGTAGGAGAAATGGAAGAGATTGCAGAAACCTTTAAAGATTTAGGTCTGACTGAGCGCATTTTTCACGGAGCAGCCGACGTTTACCGCTTGGTGAAAGAAACCTCTTTGGGTAAGGAAACACTAGAAGAATCAAATAGCGATCGCCCCTTAGATGAAATCATTACAATCCTCTCCAATGAAGCAATTTCCGACACCTAG
- a CDS encoding sensor histidine kinase codes for MKMGLRTRLFFSHLVVMIVGVASLVSISKISSPHLFVLHLERLENEGFDLIDVRTELVTGFELAWQRSTIWSVLVGTTAAGGLSYWVSRRIMQRLTEMEQITQKFAAGQMDARLPMSDIPELNGLGASFNRMAASLEGVEARRREVIGDMTHELRTPLTVVRGYLEELADGEIEASPEIYRRLAKETRRLERLVNDLQELSKAEAGYLPINIQRVNLRPLLESLVEKFTDQLLEDGPVLLLQCPSVLPPVLADIDRTEQVLVNLLGNAVRYTNEGSITIRVGTEASLLWIAVIDTGIGIAPENLPHVFERFWRADQSRDRHSGGTGIGLTISHRLIELQGGQTQVESELGVGSTFRFFLPLA; via the coding sequence ATGAAAATGGGGCTGAGAACGCGCCTATTTTTCTCCCACTTGGTAGTAATGATTGTGGGGGTAGCTAGTCTGGTGAGCATCAGTAAAATCTCCTCTCCCCACTTATTTGTCCTGCATTTGGAACGATTAGAAAATGAGGGGTTTGACTTAATTGATGTTCGGACTGAATTGGTTACAGGATTTGAACTTGCTTGGCAGCGAAGCACTATTTGGTCAGTCTTAGTCGGCACTACCGCCGCCGGAGGATTGAGTTATTGGGTGTCTAGACGGATTATGCAGCGCTTGACAGAAATGGAACAAATCACCCAAAAATTTGCTGCTGGTCAGATGGATGCGCGATTACCTATGTCTGATATTCCAGAACTGAATGGACTGGGTGCTAGTTTCAACCGGATGGCAGCCAGTTTAGAAGGGGTGGAAGCGCGGCGGCGAGAGGTGATTGGAGATATGACCCATGAATTACGAACACCGTTAACAGTGGTACGCGGTTACTTGGAAGAACTGGCTGATGGAGAAATTGAAGCATCTCCTGAAATTTATCGACGTTTAGCTAAAGAAACTAGGCGCTTAGAGCGGTTGGTGAACGATTTACAAGAACTGTCTAAGGCAGAAGCTGGTTATCTACCAATTAATATCCAACGGGTTAATCTGCGTCCGTTGTTAGAGTCATTAGTGGAAAAATTCACCGATCAGCTGTTAGAAGACGGGCCAGTTTTGCTCTTACAATGTCCATCTGTGCTACCTCCTGTATTGGCAGATATTGACCGCACAGAACAAGTGCTGGTTAATCTGCTGGGTAATGCAGTGCGTTACACTAACGAAGGTTCAATTACGATTCGTGTTGGAACTGAAGCTTCTCTTCTCTGGATTGCGGTTATAGATACAGGCATTGGTATCGCTCCAGAAAATTTGCCTCATGTGTTTGAGCGTTTTTGGCGAGCCGACCAATCGCGCGATCGCCATTCGGGAGGGACAGGGATTGGCTTAACTATTTCCCATCGTTTGATTGAACTACAAGGCGGTCAAACTCAGGTAGAAAGCGAGTTGGGAGTTGGCAGTACATTTCGATTTTTTCTGCCTTTGGCTTAA
- a CDS encoding response regulator transcription factor, producing the protein MDILIVEDEPEIAHLIELSLEKEGFFCRTSRDGMNALRMFQEQPPDLIILDLMIPGLDGLEVCARIRQKPGAKDPYILMLTAKGEEIDRVIGLSTGADDYMVKPFSPRELVARVRALLRRSLRQGGQHQVNRTQHFIVDVDQRTASRQINSQQPEILDLTTLEFNLLTTFVSNPGRVWNRTQLIDKLWGDNFFGDERVVDTHVARLRKKIEPDSANPTFIKTVVGVGYKFEDPPVA; encoded by the coding sequence ATGGATATTTTAATAGTTGAAGATGAACCAGAAATTGCTCATTTAATTGAACTATCTTTAGAAAAAGAAGGTTTTTTTTGTCGCACTAGCCGCGATGGGATGAATGCTTTGCGGATGTTTCAGGAGCAACCACCCGATCTAATCATTCTAGATTTAATGATTCCTGGTTTGGATGGATTGGAAGTTTGTGCCCGAATTCGCCAGAAACCAGGTGCAAAAGATCCTTACATTTTAATGCTTACGGCTAAGGGTGAGGAAATCGATCGCGTGATTGGTCTATCTACTGGTGCTGATGATTACATGGTAAAACCCTTTAGCCCTAGAGAATTGGTAGCTAGGGTACGGGCACTATTGCGGCGTAGTCTCCGCCAAGGGGGACAACATCAAGTCAATCGTACCCAACACTTTATCGTCGATGTAGACCAGCGCACTGCTAGCCGTCAGATAAATTCTCAGCAACCAGAAATTTTGGACTTAACTACCCTAGAATTTAACTTGCTAACCACCTTTGTTAGCAATCCCGGTCGAGTTTGGAACCGCACTCAACTAATTGATAAACTTTGGGGAGATAACTTTTTTGGCGATGAACGAGTGGTTGATACTCATGTAGCTCGGTTGCGAAAAAAGATTGAGCCTGATTCGGCAAATCCTACTTTTATTAAAACTGTTGTTGGTGTGGGCTATAAATTTGAAGATCCTCCGGTAGCGTAA
- a CDS encoding LabA-like NYN domain-containing protein: MIITNFSKQRNEFKEPKVLKTKPHWQGQNLTDTTVKSKDPKNQDPAPDGSIVNSLNRGRIAIFIDGLNLFHTALQLGIEIDYVKLLCHLTNGSRLLRAFFYTGVDISNEKQQGFLLWMRRNGYRVVAKDIMQPAENFKKSNLNVEIAVDMIALAPYYDTAVLVSGDGDLAYAVNAVSRMGVRVEVVSLQTTTSESLIDVADCFIDLDSIKTHIQKDSHLGYSYRTPSNSNL; this comes from the coding sequence ATGATTATAACTAATTTTAGCAAACAAAGAAATGAATTTAAAGAACCGAAAGTACTCAAAACTAAACCACATTGGCAAGGGCAAAATTTGACTGATACTACGGTCAAAAGTAAAGATCCAAAAAACCAAGATCCTGCACCTGATGGTTCTATTGTCAATAGCTTGAATCGTGGTCGAATTGCAATTTTTATTGATGGCTTAAACTTATTTCATACAGCTTTGCAACTCGGAATAGAAATTGACTATGTTAAATTGCTATGTCATTTAACCAATGGTTCAAGACTTTTGCGTGCTTTTTTCTATACTGGGGTTGATATCAGCAATGAAAAGCAACAGGGTTTTTTATTGTGGATGCGTCGTAATGGCTATCGTGTAGTCGCTAAAGATATCATGCAACCAGCAGAGAATTTCAAAAAATCAAATCTGAACGTAGAAATTGCTGTAGATATGATCGCTTTAGCTCCCTATTATGATACTGCGGTTTTAGTCAGTGGGGATGGAGATTTAGCTTATGCTGTGAATGCTGTTAGCAGAATGGGAGTGCGGGTAGAAGTGGTCAGTCTCCAAACTACTACTAGCGAAAGCTTGATTGATGTTGCTGACTGCTTCATTGACCTCGATAGTATTAAAACACACATTCAAAAAGATTCTCATCTTGGCTATAGTTATCGCACGCCGTCAAACTCAAACCTTTAA